From one Sus scrofa isolate TJ Tabasco breed Duroc chromosome 9, Sscrofa11.1, whole genome shotgun sequence genomic stretch:
- the PDK4 gene encoding pyruvate dehydrogenase kinase, isozyme 4 has product MKAARFVMRSAGSLVPREVEHFSRYSPSPLSIKQLLDFGSENACERTSFAFLRQELPVRLANILKEIYILPDRLVNTSSVQLVKSWYIQSLMELVEFHEKSPEDQKVLADFVDTLIKVRNRHHNVVPTMAQGILEYKDACTVDPVTNQNLQYFLDRFYMNRISTRMLMNQHILIFSDLQTANPSHIGSIDPNCDVAAVVQDAFECSKMLCNQYYLTSPELKLTQVNGKLPGQPIHIVYVPSHLHHMLFELFKNAMRATVEHQENWPSLTPIEVIVVLGKEDLTIKISDRGGGVPLRIIDRLFSYTYSTAPTPVMDNSRNAPLAGFGYGLPISRLYAKYFQGDLNLYSLPGYGTDAIIYLKALSSESIEKLPVFNKSAFKHYQMSSEAGDWCIPSKEPKNLAKEKVAV; this is encoded by the exons ATGAAAGCGGCTCGCTTTGTGATGCGCAGCGCTGGCTCCCTGGTTCCCCGAGAGGTCGAGCATTTCTCGCGCTACAGCCCATCCCCGCTGTCCATAAAGCAGCTGCTGGACTTCG gTTCAGAAAATGCATGTGAAAGAACCTCTTTTGCATTTTTGCGACAAGAGTTGCCTGTGAGGCTAGCCAATATCCTGAAGGAAATTTATATCCTCCCTGATCGATTAGTAAATACCTCTTCAGTGCAATTAGTTAAGAGCTG GTATATCCAGAGCCTGATGGAGTTGGTAGAATTCCATGAGAAAAGCCCAGAGGATCAGAAAGTATTAGCAGA TTTTGTAGACACTCTCATCAAAGTTCGAAATAGACACCATAATGTAGTTCCTACAATGGCACAAGGAATCCTGGAGTATAAAGATGCCTGTACAGTTGACCCTGTCACCAACCAAAATCTTCAGTATTTCTTGGATCGATTTTACATGAACCGTATTTCTACCCGGATGCTGATGAACCAACACA tCCTGATATTTAGTGACTTACAGAcagcaaatccaagccacattggcAGCATTGACCCAAACTGTGATGTGGCAGCAGTGGTCCAAG ATGCCTTTGAGTGTTCCAAGATGCTCTGTAATCAGTATTATTTAACATCTCCAGAATTAAAGCTCACACAAGTGAATG gaaaactTCCAGGTCAACCAATTCATATTGTGTATGTTCCATCTCACCTTCATCATATGCTCTTTGAACTATTCAAG aatgCAATGAGGGCTACAGTCGAACACCAGGAAAACTGGCCTTCTCTGACACCAATTGAGGTGATTGTTGTCTTGGGAAAAGAAGATCTTACAATTAAG ATTTCAGACAGAGGAGGTGGTGTTCCCCTGAGGATCATTGACCGTCTTTTCAGTTACACGTATTCTACAGCACCAACACCTGTGATGGATAATTCCCGGAATGCTCCTTTG GCTGGTTTTGGTTACGGCTTGCCAATTTCTCGTCTCTATGCCAAGTACTTCCAAGGAGATCTAAACCTCTACTCTTTGCCAGGATATGGAACGGATGCTATCATCTACCTAAAG GCTTTGTCTTCTGAATCTATAGAAAAACTCCCAGTCTTTAACAAATCAGCCTTCAAACATTACCAGATGAGCAGTGAGGCTGGTGACTGGTGTATCCCAAGCAAAGAACCAAAGAACTTGGCGAAGGAAAAAGTGGCTGTGTGA